In the Engystomops pustulosus chromosome 2, aEngPut4.maternal, whole genome shotgun sequence genome, one interval contains:
- the LOC140117751 gene encoding chymotrypsin-like elastase family member 1 isoform X2, which produces MIRLLVLAALVICGQCLDDIRYIEDIENDNGRVVGGTNAAKNAWPWQVSLQYLSGSSWYHTCGASLIRANRVLTAAHCVDRVVSFRVALGEHSLSANDGTEQYISVSTIRKHASWNTNNVAAGYDIAILWLASSATLNSSVKLATLPASGSTLAHNYNCVVTGWGRTSTGGSLATILQQATLPIVAHSTCSLSSWWGSTVKTTMVCAGGDGVKSSCNGDSGGPLNCAVNGVYEVHGIVSFGSSLGCNYYQKPSVFTKVSSYISWINSNI; this is translated from the exons GACAATGTCTTGATGACATCCGCTATATTGAAGACATTGAAAATGATAATGGACGTGTGGTAGGAGGAACTAATGCCGCAAAGAACGCCTGGCCCTGGCAG GTATCTCTCCAGTATCTCTCTGGCAGCAGCTGGTACCACACCTGTGGAGCTTCCCTCATCCGTGCTAACCGCGTTCTGACTGCTGCTCACTGTGTGGACAG AGTTGTTTCCTTCCGTGTGGCCCTTGGAGAGCACAGTCTTAGTGCTAATGATGGCACCGAGCAGTATATTTCCGTCTCTACCATCAGAAAACACGCTAGCTGGAACACCAACAATGTGGCTGCTGG ATATGATATCGCCATCCTGTGGCTGGCCTCCAGTGCTACCCTGAACAGTTCTGTGAAACTCGCCACCCTGCCCGCTAGTGGATCTACCCTGGCCCATAACTACAACTGTGTCGTTACTGGATGGGGTAGAACCAGCA CTGGAGGATCTCTTGCCACTATCCTGCAGCAAGCCACTCTGCCCATTGTTGCCCACTCTACTTGCTCTCTGAGCTCCTGGTGGGGCAGCACTGTGAAGACCACCATGGTCTGCGCTGGTGGAGATGGAGTCAAATCTTCCTGCAAT GGTGACTCTGGTGGACCCCTCAACTGCGCTGTCAACGGTGTGTACGAGGTCCATGGTATTGTCAGCTTTGGATCCTCTCTTGGATGCAACTATTACCAGAAACCTTCCGTCTTTACCAAAGTCTCCTCTTACATCTCCTGGATCAACAGC AACATCTAA
- the LOC140117751 gene encoding chymotrypsin-like elastase family member 1 isoform X1, producing the protein MIRLLVLAALVICGQCLDDIRYIEDIENDNGRVVGGTNAAKNAWPWQVSLQYLSGSSWYHTCGASLIRANRVLTAAHCVDRVVSFRVALGEHSLSANDGTEQYISVSTIRKHASWNTNNVAAGYDIAILWLASSATLNSSVKLATLPASGSTLAHNYNCVVTGWGRTSTGGSLATILQQATLPIVAHSTCSLSSWWGSTVKTTMVCAGGDGVKSSCNGDSGGPLNCAVNGVYEVHGIVSFGSSLGCNYYQKPSVFTKVSSYISWINSVSE; encoded by the exons GACAATGTCTTGATGACATCCGCTATATTGAAGACATTGAAAATGATAATGGACGTGTGGTAGGAGGAACTAATGCCGCAAAGAACGCCTGGCCCTGGCAG GTATCTCTCCAGTATCTCTCTGGCAGCAGCTGGTACCACACCTGTGGAGCTTCCCTCATCCGTGCTAACCGCGTTCTGACTGCTGCTCACTGTGTGGACAG AGTTGTTTCCTTCCGTGTGGCCCTTGGAGAGCACAGTCTTAGTGCTAATGATGGCACCGAGCAGTATATTTCCGTCTCTACCATCAGAAAACACGCTAGCTGGAACACCAACAATGTGGCTGCTGG ATATGATATCGCCATCCTGTGGCTGGCCTCCAGTGCTACCCTGAACAGTTCTGTGAAACTCGCCACCCTGCCCGCTAGTGGATCTACCCTGGCCCATAACTACAACTGTGTCGTTACTGGATGGGGTAGAACCAGCA CTGGAGGATCTCTTGCCACTATCCTGCAGCAAGCCACTCTGCCCATTGTTGCCCACTCTACTTGCTCTCTGAGCTCCTGGTGGGGCAGCACTGTGAAGACCACCATGGTCTGCGCTGGTGGAGATGGAGTCAAATCTTCCTGCAAT GGTGACTCTGGTGGACCCCTCAACTGCGCTGTCAACGGTGTGTACGAGGTCCATGGTATTGTCAGCTTTGGATCCTCTCTTGGATGCAACTATTACCAGAAACCTTCCGTCTTTACCAAAGTCTCCTCTTACATCTCCTGGATCAACAGCGTAAGTGAATGA
- the LOC140117750 gene encoding chymotrypsin-like elastase family member 1 — MIRLLVLAALVICGQCLDDIRYIEDIENDNGRVVGGTNAAKNAWPWQVSLQYLSGSSWYHTCGASLIRANRVLTAAHCVDRVVSFRVALGEHSLSANDGTEQYISVSTIRKHASWNTNNVAAGYDIAILWLASSATLNSSVKLATLPASGSTLAHNYNCVVTGWGRTSTGGSLATILQQATLPVVAHSTCSLSSWWGSTVKTTMVCAGGDGVKSSCNGDSGGPLNCAVNGVYEVHGIVSFGSSLGCNYYQKPSVFTKVSSYTSWINSVSE, encoded by the exons ATGATCAGGCTTCTTGTACTCGCTGCTCTTGTCATTTGCG GACAATGTCTTGATGACATCCGCTATATTGAAGACATTGAAAATGATAATGGACGTGTGGTAGGAGGAACTAATGCCGCAAAGAACGCCTGGCCCTGGCAG GTATCCCTCCAGTATCTCTCTGGCAGCAGCTGGTACCACACCTGTGGAGCTTCCCTCATCCGTGCTAACCGTGTTCTGACCGCTGCTCACTGTGTGGACAG AGTTGTTTCCTTCCGTGTGGCCCTTGGAGAGCACAGTCTTAGTGCTAATGATGGCACCGAGCAGTACATTTCCGTCTCTACCATCAGAAAACACGCTAGCTGGAATACCAACAATGTTGCTGCTGG ATATGATATCGCCATCCTGTGGCTGGCCTCCAGTGCTACCCTGAACAGTTCTGTGAAACTCGCCACCCTGCCCGCTAGTGGATCTACCCTGGCCCACAACTACAACTGTGTCGTTACTGGATGGGGTAGAACCAGCA CTGGAGGATCTCTTGCCACTATCCTGCAGCAAGCCACTCTGCCCGTTGTTGCCCACTCTACCTGCTCTCTGAGCTCCTGGTGGGGCAGCACTGTGAAGACCACCATGGTCTGCGCTGGTGGAGATGGAGTCAAATCTTCCTGCAAT GGTGACTCTGGTGGACCCCTCAACTGCGCTGTCAACGGTGTGTACGAGGTCCATGGTATTGTCAGCTTTGGATCCTCTCTTGGATGCAACTATTACCAGAAACCTTCCGTCTTTACCAAAGTCTCCTCTTACACCTCCTGGATCAACAGCGTAAGTGAATGA
- the LOC140117753 gene encoding chymotrypsin-like elastase family member 1 gives MLRLLVLATLVLCGYCHDDDIRYFEDNENGRVVGGTNAAKNAWPWQVSLQYLSGNSWYHTCGATLIRANRVLTAAHCVDRSLTFRVGLGEHSLSANDGTEQYISVSSKRVHASWNTNSVASGYDIAILWLASSASLNNAVQLAALPASGATLAHNYNCVVTGWGRLSTGGSLATILQQATLPVVAHSTCTLSNWWGSTVKSTMICAGGDGIKSSCNGDSGGPLNCAVNGQYQVHGIVSFGSSLGCNYYQKPSVFTKVSSYTSWINSNI, from the exons ATGCTTAGGCTTCTTGTGCTTGCTACTCTTGTCCTTTGTG GATATTGTCATGATGATGACATCCGCTATTTTGAAGACAATGAAAATGGACGTGTGGTAGGAGGAACCAATGCAGCTAAGAACGCCTGGCCCTGGCAG GTATCTCTCCAGTATCTTTCTGGCAATAGCTGGTACCATACCTGTGGGGCTACCCTGATCCGCGCTAACCGTGTACTGACTGCTGCCCATTGTGTGGACAG ATCTCTTACATTCCGAGTTGGGCTTGGAGAGCACAGTCTTAGTGCTAACGATGGCACAGAACAGTACATTTCTGTCTCCTCCAAAAGGGTCCATGCTAGCTGGAACACTAACAGTGTTGCTTCTGG ATATGATATTGCCATCCTGTGGCTGGCCTCCAGTGCTTCCCTGAACAATGCTGTGCAGTTGGCCGCTCTGCCAGCAAGTGGAGCTACCCTGGCCCACAACTACAACTGTGTTGTCACCGGATGGGGTAGATTAAGCA CCGGAGGATCTCTTGCCACTATCCTGCAGCAAGCCACCCTGCCCGTCGTTGCCCACTCTACCTGCACTCTGAGCAACTGGTGGGGCAGCACTGTCAAGTCCACCATGATCTGCGCTGGTGGAGATGGAATTAAGTCTTCCTGCAAT GGTGACTCTGGTGGACCCCTCAACTGCGCTGTTAATGGTCAATACCAGGTCCATGGTATTGTCAGCTTTGGATCCTCTCTTGGATGCAACTATTACCAGAAACCTTCTGTCTTTACCAAAGTCTCCTCTTACACCTCCTGGATCAACAGC aacaTCTAA